One window of the Rubinisphaera margarita genome contains the following:
- a CDS encoding sulfatase family protein yields MNRLSERWILGLVIASTVAITSAPAFADRGPNVVLIFADDLGYGDLGCYGATKVQTPNIDRLASEGRRFTDAHSVSAVCTPSRYALLTGEYPLRANGGRGIWGPAPVTSSLLIDTEKLTIADVFKMNGYETAVLGKWHLGFKDGSNDWREPLRPGPQDLGFDYYFGMPVVNSAPPYVYVENDRVVGSDPDDPLVHRPGNAKEVTPITPIPPEAAQRSRNQFGGAVEAHQRFNDYEVGTTFAKKAVEWIEERKEKPFFLYLATTNIHHPFTPAKRFQGTSQCGLYGDFIHELDWIVGEVLACLEDNGLTENTLVIFTSDNGGMFNHGGQAAFKAGHRQNGDLLGFKFGVWEGGHRVPFIVRWPGKVKAGTTSHELIGHVDLLATFAAVTEQELNDDQLADSVNMLPAFLGEPETPIRDHLVLAPHKGTHLSIRNGKWMFIPRQGSGGFSGRKPGDHTFAGPPAVSFVGSVNSDIEDGRIKTDAPPAQLYDLAADPGQSENLFNAYPEVVKELSSLLERYKPQVEPGVGNSRQRGSSDPARKTPARKSPRTASFDFESGKLDPWRIVAGEFGHLIGSRSEFFRSEKEYNKQGTYYLTTLEPSATAERGQDSQTGVIVSPLFIPTRGTMTFRIGGGRGKATYVALCTADGKEVEFARGINDQVMQNATWDLTPYAGRKMFIKIVDHSTTGWGHITVDDFQFDAEVLNEYPDTRVHSK; encoded by the coding sequence ATGAACCGATTGTCAGAACGTTGGATTCTGGGGCTCGTGATCGCCTCGACTGTCGCGATCACGTCTGCACCTGCTTTTGCGGATCGCGGTCCGAATGTCGTTCTGATCTTCGCCGATGATCTCGGTTATGGCGACCTCGGCTGCTACGGCGCGACGAAAGTGCAGACGCCCAATATTGACCGACTGGCGTCGGAAGGGCGGCGATTTACGGACGCGCACTCGGTCTCGGCTGTCTGCACACCGTCCCGTTATGCGCTGCTCACTGGGGAATACCCGCTGCGAGCCAACGGGGGGAGAGGCATCTGGGGACCGGCTCCTGTAACGTCGTCCCTGTTGATCGATACGGAGAAACTCACGATCGCTGACGTCTTCAAAATGAACGGCTACGAGACAGCAGTTCTGGGGAAATGGCACCTGGGATTCAAGGACGGATCGAATGACTGGCGGGAGCCGTTGCGACCCGGGCCGCAGGATCTCGGATTCGACTATTACTTCGGAATGCCTGTCGTGAACAGCGCTCCGCCGTATGTCTATGTGGAGAACGATCGTGTTGTCGGTAGCGATCCCGACGATCCGCTGGTCCATCGGCCGGGGAATGCCAAGGAAGTAACACCGATCACCCCCATTCCTCCAGAGGCCGCACAGCGATCACGCAATCAGTTCGGTGGGGCGGTGGAAGCTCACCAGCGATTCAACGACTATGAGGTCGGAACCACGTTTGCGAAGAAGGCGGTTGAATGGATCGAGGAACGAAAGGAGAAACCGTTCTTCCTGTATCTCGCGACGACCAATATTCATCACCCCTTCACGCCTGCCAAACGGTTTCAGGGCACTAGTCAGTGTGGTCTCTACGGGGACTTCATTCACGAACTCGACTGGATCGTTGGGGAAGTTCTCGCCTGTCTCGAAGACAACGGCCTGACCGAAAATACCCTGGTGATCTTCACCAGCGATAACGGCGGCATGTTCAACCACGGTGGACAAGCCGCGTTCAAAGCCGGGCATCGGCAGAATGGCGACCTGCTGGGCTTCAAGTTCGGCGTCTGGGAAGGCGGGCACCGTGTGCCATTCATCGTCCGCTGGCCCGGCAAAGTGAAGGCCGGGACGACATCCCATGAGCTGATCGGCCATGTCGATCTGCTGGCGACGTTTGCGGCTGTGACGGAGCAGGAGTTGAATGACGATCAACTGGCAGACAGCGTTAACATGCTGCCCGCGTTTCTGGGCGAACCGGAAACGCCGATTCGGGACCACCTGGTGCTCGCCCCGCATAAGGGAACGCATCTGTCGATTCGCAATGGGAAATGGATGTTTATTCCCCGGCAGGGAAGCGGCGGCTTCTCCGGCAGAAAGCCCGGCGACCATACGTTTGCCGGACCGCCGGCCGTCAGCTTCGTGGGATCGGTGAACAGCGACATCGAAGACGGCCGAATCAAAACGGATGCCCCGCCGGCCCAGCTTTACGATCTGGCGGCTGATCCCGGCCAGTCGGAGAATCTGTTCAACGCGTATCCTGAAGTCGTGAAGGAGCTGAGTTCTCTGCTGGAACGTTACAAGCCGCAAGTCGAGCCTGGTGTCGGAAACTCCAGACAGCGAGGATCGAGTGACCCTGCCAGGAAGACGCCAGCTCGGAAAAGTCCCCGGACCGCGTCTTTCGACTTCGAGTCTGGCAAGCTCGATCCGTGGAGGATAGTGGCAGGAGAGTTCGGCCATCTGATCGGAAGCCGATCCGAGTTTTTCAGAAGCGAAAAAGAATACAACAAGCAGGGGACTTACTACCTGACCACGCTCGAACCGTCGGCGACTGCGGAACGAGGGCAGGACAGTCAGACCGGCGTGATCGTTTCGCCGCTGTTCATCCCCACTCGAGGCACAATGACCTTTCGAATTGGGGGCGGGCGGGGGAAGGCAACTTATGTCGCGCTCTGCACTGCTGACGGTAAAGAGGTCGAGTTCGCCCGTGGCATTAACGATCAGGTTATGCAGAACGCCACGTGGGATCTCACGCCATACGCGGGGCGAAAGATGTTTATAAAAATCGTTGACCATTCCACGACCGGCTGGGGCCATATCACCGTCGACGATTTTCAGTTCGATGCTGAGGTGCTGAACGAGTACCCCGACACCCGTGTCCATTCGAAATAA
- a CDS encoding response regulator transcription factor, with translation MAAAVATSRLAAHQVIKVFIVDDHPIVRQGLRQLISQQEDLIVCGEAEGMSQAMQLFFETKPHVMLVDISLENGNGIELVKELIAHDRGLNILVCSMHDEALYAERALRAGAKGYINKDEATDRLIEAVRRVASGQIFLSDEMTHRFLSRQVGKGEVAPPGPMESLSDRELEVFEQIGHGMKTRQIAERLHLSPKTVETYRENIKRKLNLANSVELTQHAVQWVLENT, from the coding sequence ATGGCAGCGGCAGTCGCTACATCTCGCCTTGCGGCCCATCAGGTAATCAAAGTCTTCATCGTTGACGATCATCCCATTGTCCGGCAGGGATTGAGGCAACTGATCAGTCAGCAGGAAGATCTGATCGTCTGTGGTGAAGCCGAGGGGATGTCCCAGGCAATGCAACTTTTCTTCGAGACGAAGCCCCACGTCATGCTGGTGGACATCTCTCTGGAGAACGGCAATGGAATCGAACTGGTCAAGGAGTTGATCGCCCACGATCGGGGGCTGAACATCCTTGTCTGCTCCATGCACGACGAAGCTCTGTATGCAGAGCGGGCTCTTAGGGCGGGAGCGAAAGGGTACATCAACAAGGACGAAGCAACCGACCGGCTGATTGAAGCCGTGCGTCGTGTGGCGTCCGGACAGATCTTTCTCAGCGATGAAATGACGCACCGGTTCCTGTCACGGCAAGTCGGAAAGGGGGAAGTCGCCCCACCGGGTCCGATGGAATCGCTGTCAGACAGAGAACTTGAAGTCTTCGAGCAAATCGGCCATGGCATGAAGACCCGCCAGATCGCTGAACGACTGCATCTTAGTCCGAAGACCGTGGAGACCTATCGCGAAAACATCAAACGCAAACTGAACCTGGCGAACTCCGTGGAACTGACTCAGCACGCCGTCCAGTGGGTGTTGGAGAATACCTAA
- a CDS encoding outer membrane protein assembly factor BamB family protein, which produces MQRVAMSSLCLLLITSQLVAADWPEFLGPDGDARTADVVPTTWSDSENLAWQIDLPGSGSSSPIVVGKKLIVTCYVASETDQKREVLCFDKNTGTPQWSVDFPIDYSEDRYQGYITEHGYASNTPVTDGENVYVFLGKGGVHSLSLDGTKNWSVDVGKESSNREWGSATSLILFKDMLIVNASEESQAIVALNKATGKVIWKQEAAMLELTYGTPRIVTLEDGSHELVISVPGEIWALNPASGKLKWYCESPMTGNVCPSVIVDGQTIYSFGGYRGSGSIAVRAGGENDVTESHVAWTSRTSSYVATPLLHDGRFYWIDDNGIAYCTSSADGELVYRERVPDLSSGRPVYASPVLIGDSIYVVTRRDGTIVYKPGDSFEPMKRNVIAGDETDFNASPVVSDGRLYLRSNQALYCISASE; this is translated from the coding sequence ATGCAACGCGTTGCGATGTCCTCTCTCTGTCTACTCCTGATCACATCCCAACTGGTCGCCGCCGACTGGCCGGAGTTCCTCGGACCCGACGGTGACGCGCGAACCGCTGACGTTGTCCCCACAACCTGGAGCGACTCGGAGAATCTTGCATGGCAGATCGATCTGCCCGGGTCCGGCTCGTCGAGTCCTATTGTCGTCGGGAAGAAATTGATCGTGACCTGTTATGTCGCCAGCGAAACGGACCAGAAACGCGAAGTGCTCTGTTTTGACAAGAATACGGGGACTCCCCAGTGGTCCGTCGATTTCCCAATCGACTACAGTGAGGATCGCTATCAGGGCTACATCACCGAACACGGCTACGCCAGTAATACGCCGGTCACCGATGGTGAGAACGTCTACGTCTTTCTCGGCAAAGGGGGCGTTCACTCTCTCAGTCTGGACGGGACGAAGAACTGGAGCGTCGACGTCGGCAAGGAATCGAGCAACCGGGAGTGGGGTTCGGCGACCAGCCTGATTCTCTTCAAGGACATGCTCATCGTGAATGCTTCCGAGGAATCGCAGGCGATCGTCGCTCTGAACAAGGCAACCGGGAAGGTGATCTGGAAGCAGGAAGCGGCCATGCTCGAACTGACGTACGGCACGCCTCGCATCGTCACTCTCGAAGATGGCAGTCATGAACTCGTCATCAGCGTACCGGGCGAGATCTGGGCATTGAATCCAGCAAGCGGAAAATTGAAATGGTATTGCGAGTCGCCGATGACCGGGAACGTCTGCCCGTCCGTCATCGTCGATGGTCAGACGATCTACAGTTTTGGCGGCTATCGTGGATCGGGCAGCATCGCCGTGAGGGCGGGCGGGGAGAATGACGTGACCGAGTCGCATGTCGCATGGACCAGCCGAACGAGCTCGTATGTCGCCACGCCGCTGCTCCACGACGGTCGTTTCTACTGGATCGATGACAACGGCATCGCCTACTGCACCTCTTCGGCGGATGGAGAGCTCGTCTACCGGGAGCGCGTCCCCGATTTAAGCAGCGGTCGTCCGGTGTACGCCTCGCCCGTTCTGATCGGTGATTCGATCTATGTCGTGACGAGACGTGATGGAACGATCGTCTACAAGCCGGGGGATTCGTTCGAGCCCATGAAGCGAAACGTCATCGCCGGCGACGAAACCGACTTCAACGCCTCTCCCGTCGTCTCAGATGGCAGGCTGTATCTCCGCAGCAACCAGGCACTCTACTGTATTTCCGCTTCCGAATGA
- a CDS encoding sulfatase family protein: MRRAFRRTGLIGPATQKLPLLIVAATWFHLAGGSSSTWAESPKDAPNFVLIYTDDQGYQDVGCFGSPDIRTPRLDAMAEAGMKFTSFYAQPVCGPSRASLMTGCYPMRVAERGNTKQVHPILHENEITIAEILKTRGYATACFGKWDLAKHAQEGFFLDLFPTRQGFDEFYGTPTSNDRVVNLYRNEQLIEKSSNMATLTRRYTDEAIEFIRKSQNEPFFVYMPHTMPHTRLAASAEFKGKSKRGLYGDVIEEIDFNVGRILDVLDELGLTDNTYVFYTSDNGPWLIKNRNHADGHLPGDHGGSAGPLRSGKTSTFEGGVRVPAILWGPGRVPAGTTCESIATTMDILPTLAALAGADVPADRVIDGEDITHLFQGRFEEADPDKTYFYYLHVHLQAVRQGRWKLHLPRKPEASETSQFHHNPHIAPADKAGFDSPFLVDLHEDLSETENVAAEHPQVVEHLLELAESMRADLGDYDRVGENMRFFDLADVRPAKPPVPPPRHLRRQKAPRAEK, encoded by the coding sequence ATGCGACGAGCGTTCCGACGTACCGGTTTGATCGGGCCGGCAACTCAGAAACTGCCGCTCCTGATTGTCGCGGCGACATGGTTTCACTTGGCAGGCGGTTCGTCGAGCACCTGGGCCGAATCGCCCAAGGACGCTCCGAATTTCGTTCTGATCTACACCGACGATCAGGGTTATCAGGATGTCGGCTGTTTTGGTTCGCCGGACATCAGGACTCCTCGACTTGATGCGATGGCGGAGGCGGGGATGAAGTTCACCAGTTTCTACGCTCAGCCGGTCTGCGGGCCGTCACGGGCCTCACTGATGACGGGCTGTTATCCCATGCGGGTCGCAGAACGCGGCAACACGAAGCAGGTCCATCCCATTCTGCATGAGAATGAAATCACAATTGCCGAAATCCTGAAAACGAGAGGCTATGCCACCGCATGTTTTGGGAAATGGGACCTGGCGAAACATGCCCAGGAGGGATTCTTCCTGGACCTGTTTCCCACGCGGCAGGGATTCGATGAGTTCTACGGAACGCCGACCAGTAACGACCGAGTCGTCAATCTTTACCGCAACGAACAGTTGATCGAAAAGTCGTCCAACATGGCGACGCTCACCCGACGTTACACTGACGAAGCGATCGAGTTCATCAGGAAGAGTCAGAACGAGCCGTTCTTCGTCTACATGCCCCATACGATGCCGCACACGCGCCTGGCGGCCTCGGCGGAGTTCAAAGGAAAAAGCAAACGCGGGTTGTACGGCGACGTGATCGAGGAAATCGATTTCAATGTCGGCCGAATTCTGGATGTGCTCGACGAGCTGGGCCTGACCGACAACACGTATGTGTTCTACACAAGTGACAACGGTCCCTGGCTGATTAAGAACCGGAATCACGCAGACGGACATTTACCGGGCGACCACGGGGGATCCGCCGGACCACTTCGTAGCGGCAAGACCTCGACATTTGAAGGGGGTGTTCGCGTCCCGGCGATTCTGTGGGGGCCCGGACGCGTGCCTGCCGGAACAACGTGCGAGTCCATCGCAACGACGATGGACATTCTGCCAACGCTGGCGGCTCTGGCTGGTGCAGACGTTCCTGCTGATCGGGTGATCGACGGCGAAGATATTACTCATCTCTTTCAAGGCCGCTTCGAAGAGGCCGATCCCGACAAAACCTACTTTTATTATCTGCACGTTCATCTCCAGGCCGTGCGACAGGGACGATGGAAACTGCACCTGCCGCGGAAGCCGGAAGCGAGCGAGACGTCTCAGTTCCACCACAACCCGCACATCGCTCCCGCGGACAAGGCCGGATTCGACAGCCCGTTTCTGGTTGATCTGCACGAAGACCTCAGCGAGACTGAGAACGTCGCCGCCGAACACCCGCAGGTTGTTGAACATCTGCTGGAACTCGCGGAATCGATGCGGGCCGATCTCGGTGACTACGATCGCGTTGGCGAGAACATGCGGTTTTTCGATCTGGCGGATGTACGTCCGGCGAAGCCACCGGTTCCACCGCCCCGTCATCTACGGCGACAAAAGGCTCCCAGAGCGGAAAAGTGA
- a CDS encoding sulfatase family protein, with translation MKHAFCVLGLICLVLSPSWRGEAEAGDRPNIILLLADDLGYGDLSCFGSPAVETPHLDRLGKEGMKWTRFYAASAVCSPTRASVLTGRYPLRFGITKHFNDVNRWLPESATTTAELLKDAGYNTAHVGKWHLGGLHVDEEGQRLDNQPGPRQHGFDFYQTQIEQQPVRGRMGREKTLFREGGTVLLRNDQHVGQDDPYFDKHLTDANGDFAVELIEKFADENKPFFLNVWWLVPHKPYEPAPEPHWSETAAEGISEDQHRFRSMVQHMDAKVGQILDKLDELKIADRTLVLFTSDNGAAFEGFIGDLKGGKTDLHDGGLRVPMLVRWPASIPAGQTSETFGHTNDLLPTFCEAAGVEVPDQLPLDGLSLLTHMTGGPPPDDDERGTVFWQLDLYRSIQRHYPKPKPFATEVAMRGQWKLLALNGKPVELFNIEADPNERRDVLDDHPELVESLTAELNAWLQAPRTVSE, from the coding sequence ATGAAGCATGCATTCTGCGTTCTCGGCCTGATCTGCCTTGTCCTGAGTCCCTCGTGGAGAGGCGAAGCTGAAGCAGGGGACCGTCCCAATATCATTCTGTTGCTGGCGGACGACCTGGGCTACGGAGACCTTTCGTGCTTTGGAAGTCCCGCCGTCGAAACTCCTCACCTCGATCGGCTCGGGAAAGAGGGGATGAAGTGGACGCGGTTCTACGCTGCGTCGGCGGTTTGTTCTCCGACGCGAGCTTCGGTGTTGACCGGTCGCTACCCGTTACGTTTCGGAATTACGAAACATTTCAACGATGTGAATCGATGGCTGCCCGAGTCCGCAACGACCACGGCCGAGCTGCTGAAGGACGCCGGGTACAACACGGCTCACGTCGGCAAGTGGCATCTCGGCGGTCTGCATGTCGACGAAGAGGGGCAGCGGCTCGATAATCAACCGGGGCCGCGACAGCACGGGTTCGATTTCTATCAGACTCAGATCGAACAGCAGCCGGTTCGAGGCCGCATGGGCCGGGAGAAGACGCTCTTTCGCGAGGGAGGAACGGTCCTCCTGCGTAACGATCAACATGTCGGTCAGGACGATCCTTATTTCGACAAACATCTGACGGACGCGAATGGCGACTTCGCCGTCGAACTCATTGAGAAATTCGCCGACGAGAACAAGCCATTCTTTCTCAACGTCTGGTGGCTGGTCCCCCACAAACCGTACGAGCCTGCTCCCGAGCCCCACTGGTCAGAAACCGCGGCTGAAGGGATCAGCGAAGATCAACATCGTTTTCGCTCGATGGTGCAGCACATGGATGCCAAAGTCGGGCAAATTCTCGACAAGCTCGACGAACTGAAGATCGCCGACCGCACGCTCGTGCTTTTTACGAGCGACAATGGAGCGGCCTTCGAGGGATTCATCGGAGACCTGAAAGGGGGGAAGACCGATCTGCATGACGGCGGATTGCGCGTGCCAATGCTCGTCCGCTGGCCCGCGTCGATCCCAGCCGGCCAAACCTCGGAGACGTTCGGCCATACCAACGATCTGTTGCCCACATTCTGTGAAGCAGCCGGAGTTGAAGTGCCGGATCAACTGCCCCTTGATGGACTGAGCTTGTTAACGCACATGACGGGAGGTCCTCCCCCGGACGACGACGAACGGGGCACCGTCTTCTGGCAGCTTGATCTGTATCGAAGCATTCAACGCCATTATCCGAAGCCGAAACCATTCGCGACCGAAGTTGCCATGCGCGGACAATGGAAGTTGCTCGCGCTCAATGGGAAGCCTGTGGAGCTCTTCAACATCGAAGCGGACCCGAACGAGCGGCGAGACGTTCTCGACGATCACCCGGAACTGGTGGAGTCGTTGACAGCCGAACTCAATGCCTGGCTGCAGGCCCCTCGAACTGTCAGCGAGTAA
- a CDS encoding proline racemase family protein, which translates to MRFIDSHTEGEPTRVIIADGPDLGSGSLTDRLARFARNFDHYRRAAMLEPRGAESLVGALLCEPDHSHCAAAVIFFNNTGYLKMCGHGTIGLAVTLAHMGRLETGIAEIQSPVGIVKVELLAPNEAAVENVPSYRYRKNVEVNVDGLGLIQGDIAWGGNWFFLVERSPAPLTPASIPELSRCARLIRRELGRQDITGENAEEIDHIEFFGPPAAAEAHSRNFVYCPGGAFDRSPCGTGTSAKLACLAADGKLAPGEIWIQESIIGSRFRASYRTGESGTIIPRIVGTAFICAEGRLIQQPDDPFRDGIVLTDGWATL; encoded by the coding sequence ATGCGGTTCATTGACTCACATACCGAAGGTGAACCAACCCGCGTCATTATTGCAGACGGTCCGGACCTGGGATCGGGCTCGCTGACAGATCGTCTCGCTCGTTTTGCCAGAAACTTCGACCACTACCGGCGAGCCGCAATGCTCGAACCTCGCGGGGCAGAGTCACTCGTGGGGGCACTGCTGTGCGAGCCGGATCATTCGCACTGTGCGGCGGCAGTTATCTTCTTCAATAACACGGGCTATCTGAAGATGTGCGGTCACGGCACGATCGGTCTGGCGGTGACGCTGGCACACATGGGGCGTCTGGAGACAGGGATCGCCGAGATTCAGTCACCGGTCGGAATCGTGAAAGTCGAACTGCTCGCCCCGAACGAAGCCGCCGTCGAAAATGTGCCGAGCTATCGCTACCGGAAGAACGTTGAAGTGAACGTCGACGGGCTGGGACTTATTCAGGGGGACATCGCCTGGGGCGGGAACTGGTTCTTCCTGGTCGAGCGGTCGCCAGCACCTTTGACGCCGGCCAGTATCCCGGAACTCTCCCGATGCGCCCGACTGATTCGGAGAGAATTGGGTCGGCAGGATATTACCGGAGAGAACGCCGAGGAAATCGACCACATCGAGTTCTTCGGCCCTCCAGCGGCCGCTGAGGCCCACAGCCGAAACTTCGTCTACTGCCCCGGCGGGGCGTTCGATCGCTCGCCGTGTGGAACTGGCACCAGTGCCAAACTGGCCTGTCTGGCAGCGGATGGGAAACTCGCCCCGGGCGAAATCTGGATCCAGGAAAGCATCATTGGCAGCCGATTTCGGGCTTCGTATCGAACGGGGGAATCGGGCACGATCATTCCCCGAATTGTCGGTACCGCCTTCATTTGCGCCGAAGGACGATTGATTCAGCAACCGGACGATCCGTTCCGGGATGGAATTGTACTTACCGACGGATGGGCGACGCTTTGA
- a CDS encoding peroxiredoxin-like family protein, with product MLKPQTQVPSLTVKTVGGQDWSLGDQSPEHFTFLFFYRGYHCPICRQYLHSIDRKMDEITSRGITAIAISSDTQERAERSAEEWKISKIPLGYGLPIEEARTWGLYVSKGIKQGEPDIFSEPGLFIVRPDGELYAASIQTMPFTRPDIDELLTGIDFIIEKDYPGRGEA from the coding sequence ATGCTGAAGCCGCAGACGCAGGTGCCATCACTCACAGTCAAAACGGTCGGTGGTCAGGACTGGAGCCTCGGTGACCAGTCTCCGGAGCACTTCACCTTCCTGTTCTTCTACCGAGGTTACCATTGTCCGATCTGTCGGCAATATCTCCACAGTATCGACCGGAAGATGGATGAGATCACATCGCGTGGAATCACCGCAATCGCGATCAGCAGCGATACTCAAGAGCGAGCCGAGCGTTCGGCTGAAGAATGGAAAATCAGCAAGATTCCCCTCGGGTATGGCCTGCCGATCGAGGAAGCGAGAACGTGGGGACTGTATGTCTCGAAGGGCATCAAGCAGGGAGAGCCCGATATCTTTAGTGAGCCGGGGCTGTTCATCGTGCGGCCGGATGGCGAGTTGTACGCCGCTTCGATTCAGACGATGCCGTTTACGCGACCGGATATTGATGAACTGCTCACCGGTATCGACTTCATCATCGAGAAAGACTACCCCGGCCGCGGCGAAGCCTGA
- a CDS encoding outer membrane protein assembly factor BamB family protein, with the protein MTIFRAVFAGLLLAFCPQINADDNWHQPAGPNGNWQVSGNPPVKWSVTRNENIRWRTPMPEAGMSGVTVWDDRVFVTTHVPIQSLEEKNAVTDILGFCLDANTGEVLWKVTLPGSAFISLAGGFTDGTVFAPVTDGEHVWFFNRCGSMGCYDFSGRQVWLREWKPRFKHNNRQAEPYLVGETILNVEVADKKFGAKIQKWAAPGVKSPNTDVPEGIDEKAVWTYLHGIDKHTGQVLWRENVGTVIHNTPVVGVTADGRLAVSHARGGPHQPFEKPAGQSLTSLAPGEEGRTLWSTEMAGYDPSFANHWNAKYVFGFRRGHHVVLDASSGTLLREQPLYTGATVWKWGSADRKWTKQINVSVKAGKGHPNTNQANIVIGDWHWFLSHNVHYLGRVHVETGVVEYLELPAQLMASRDSRDQDVWLWDKGHPKNLPLNASGFAVGDHGHTGTGWGHISAASPTLIGRYLFLPVVTGTVYVIDTERETLTPDALVAINDLGPGGETWTLATVTSAKNRLYAHTMQEIICIEAESRPHSEAEIQ; encoded by the coding sequence ATGACAATCTTCCGCGCCGTCTTTGCCGGTCTCCTCCTGGCGTTCTGTCCTCAGATCAATGCCGATGACAACTGGCATCAACCGGCCGGCCCGAATGGCAACTGGCAGGTCAGCGGCAATCCGCCTGTTAAATGGAGCGTGACACGAAACGAGAATATTCGCTGGCGGACTCCGATGCCGGAAGCGGGGATGAGCGGCGTGACGGTCTGGGACGATCGAGTGTTCGTGACCACGCACGTGCCCATTCAGTCGCTGGAAGAGAAGAATGCGGTCACGGATATTCTCGGCTTCTGTCTGGACGCCAACACGGGAGAGGTGCTGTGGAAAGTCACGCTGCCCGGTAGCGCTTTCATCTCCCTCGCCGGCGGATTCACCGATGGAACAGTGTTCGCACCCGTCACCGACGGTGAACACGTCTGGTTCTTCAACCGCTGTGGTTCGATGGGCTGCTACGACTTTTCGGGCAGACAGGTCTGGCTTCGGGAGTGGAAGCCGCGATTCAAGCACAACAACCGTCAGGCCGAACCTTACCTCGTCGGAGAGACCATTCTGAATGTGGAAGTCGCCGACAAGAAGTTCGGTGCGAAGATCCAGAAATGGGCGGCTCCCGGAGTGAAGTCCCCGAACACCGACGTGCCGGAGGGGATTGATGAGAAGGCTGTGTGGACTTATCTGCACGGGATCGACAAACATACCGGCCAAGTTCTGTGGCGAGAAAACGTCGGCACGGTCATTCACAACACGCCGGTTGTGGGTGTCACGGCTGATGGCCGGCTTGCTGTCTCTCATGCACGCGGCGGCCCGCATCAGCCATTCGAGAAACCGGCCGGTCAGAGTCTGACCAGTCTGGCTCCTGGTGAAGAAGGCAGAACGCTGTGGAGCACCGAAATGGCGGGATACGATCCCTCGTTCGCCAATCACTGGAACGCGAAGTACGTCTTCGGTTTTCGCCGTGGTCATCACGTCGTGCTCGACGCTTCCTCAGGGACGCTCTTGCGCGAGCAGCCCCTTTATACCGGTGCGACGGTCTGGAAGTGGGGTTCCGCGGACAGGAAATGGACGAAGCAGATCAATGTCTCGGTGAAAGCCGGCAAAGGACACCCAAATACGAACCAGGCCAACATCGTCATTGGCGACTGGCACTGGTTCCTGTCTCACAACGTCCACTACCTCGGCCGCGTTCATGTCGAAACAGGAGTCGTGGAGTACCTCGAACTGCCCGCCCAGCTGATGGCGAGCCGGGATTCGCGAGATCAGGATGTCTGGCTCTGGGACAAAGGCCATCCTAAGAACCTTCCGCTCAATGCGTCTGGTTTCGCTGTTGGCGATCACGGACACACCGGAACCGGCTGGGGGCACATTTCGGCGGCGAGTCCAACTCTCATCGGCCGATACCTGTTTTTACCCGTCGTGACGGGAACGGTGTATGTGATCGACACGGAACGGGAAACACTGACTCCCGACGCTCTCGTCGCGATCAACGATCTCGGTCCGGGCGGAGAGACGTGGACACTGGCGACGGTCACCTCGGCGAAGAACCGTCTGTATGCTCACACGATGCAGGAGATCATCTGCATCGAAGCAGAATCTCGTCCTCATTCGGAAGCGGAAATACAGTAG